ATCATCGCGGAGCGGTTGCACGCCCAACGCGTGGCTGAGCCCGAGGACAACCGCTTCCTCACCGCCTTTTACGAAGGCGAGCCCGGCGCCGCCTTCCAGGCGCAGATGTCGTTCCTGGTGCAGCGCTATGAGCAACTGCGCGGCCTGGAGGCGGGACCCAACGCGCGTAAGACCATCGTGGCCGATTACATCTTC
This genomic stretch from Terriglobales bacterium harbors:
- a CDS encoding deoxynucleoside kinase, whose amino-acid sequence is MANFFELPRYIAVEGPIRVGKSTLARIIAERLHAQRVAEPEDNRFLTAFYEGEPGAAFQAQMSFLVQRYEQLRGLEAGPNARKTIVADYIFEKDKLFACINLTDAELDVYNRYYNAFREHIPTPDLVIYL